In Flavobacterium gelatinilyticum, a genomic segment contains:
- a CDS encoding fasciclin domain-containing protein, which yields MKTRKFLAAAILALGFGLTSFAQKTVMVGGAAMYPNKNIIENAVNSKDHTTLVAAVKAAGLVETLQGKGPFTVFAPTNEAFSKLPAGTVETLLKPENIKSLQTILTYHVVAGKMNSSDIAKAIKAGKGKASLKTVSGGTLTAWMDGKDLYISDESGYKAKVTISDVNQSNGVIHVVDTVLLPKM from the coding sequence ATGAAAACTAGAAAATTTTTAGCAGCAGCAATCCTGGCATTGGGATTTGGATTGACATCATTTGCACAAAAAACAGTAATGGTTGGCGGAGCAGCTATGTATCCTAATAAAAATATTATAGAAAATGCGGTAAACTCAAAGGATCATACCACCTTGGTAGCAGCAGTAAAAGCAGCAGGATTAGTTGAAACTTTACAAGGTAAAGGGCCATTTACTGTTTTTGCACCAACAAATGAAGCATTTAGTAAATTGCCGGCTGGAACTGTTGAAACATTATTGAAACCTGAGAATATTAAATCATTACAAACTATATTGACATATCATGTAGTGGCCGGTAAAATGAATAGTTCTGATATTGCAAAAGCAATAAAAGCTGGTAAAGGAAAAGCTTCTTTAAAAACAGTTAGCGGCGGAACTCTAACTGCCTGGATGGATGGAAAAGATTTGTACATTAGTGACGAGAGCGGCTATAAGGCTAAAGTTACAATTTCAGATGTAAATCAATCTAATGGTGTCATACATGTAGTGGACACAGTACTGCTTCCAAAAATGTAG
- a CDS encoding AraC family transcriptional regulator codes for MQEEIQIEQGLTLIRFQNESSESFFAQHEIGAGLIQFHFGLKGNAFFLSSQDHCTLELKEEKSLILCNLQQSLLQLELSPNSWVISVIVSIEKFHSLFSVKTDYITILSPDNKKKKDYTEGNISPSMAIVLRQLFHYSLHPSLKNLYYKGKVYELLSLYFNKMEDPNAGQCPFLIDEDNVLKIRKAREIIIANMAEPPGLQQLADEIGLNMKKLKIGFKQIYGDTVYGFLFDYKMDFARKLLDSGSYNVNEVGLKIGYSTGSHFIVGFRKKFSTTPKKYLMSVTTNFKTSSILLQHK; via the coding sequence ATGCAGGAAGAAATACAAATTGAGCAAGGCCTTACCCTTATCCGTTTCCAGAACGAGAGTTCAGAATCTTTTTTTGCACAGCACGAAATAGGTGCCGGCCTGATACAGTTTCATTTCGGACTAAAAGGCAATGCATTTTTTTTGTCCAGTCAGGATCATTGCACTTTAGAATTGAAAGAGGAAAAATCACTGATTTTGTGCAATCTGCAGCAATCATTGCTTCAATTAGAGCTTTCTCCAAATTCATGGGTGATTTCAGTTATTGTTTCGATTGAGAAATTTCACTCATTATTTTCCGTTAAAACAGATTATATTACTATTTTAAGCCCCGATAATAAGAAAAAAAAGGATTATACCGAAGGGAACATTAGTCCTTCGATGGCTATTGTTTTGAGACAGTTGTTTCATTATAGCCTTCATCCCTCCCTAAAGAACCTTTATTATAAAGGAAAAGTATACGAATTGTTGAGTTTGTATTTCAATAAAATGGAAGATCCAAACGCAGGACAATGTCCATTTTTGATTGATGAAGATAACGTGCTGAAAATCAGAAAAGCCAGAGAAATCATTATCGCCAATATGGCCGAACCACCGGGATTACAGCAATTGGCAGATGAAATTGGACTGAACATGAAAAAATTAAAAATAGGTTTCAAACAAATTTACGGAGATACGGTTTATGGTTTTCTGTTTGATTACAAAATGGATTTCGCCAGAAAACTGCTTGACAGCGGTTCCTACAATGTAAATGAAGTGGGGCTTAAAATAGGTTACAGCACCGGAAGCCACTTTATTGTGGGATTCAGGAAAAAATTTTCCACAACTCCAAAGAAATACCTGATGTCTGTTACTACCAACTTTAAAACATCGTCGATTTTATTACAGCATAAATAA
- the hemH gene encoding ferrochelatase, which yields MKGVLLVNLGSPESPTPKDVKPYLDEFLMDKYVIDVPYLLRALLVRGIILRKRPEESAHAYAKIWWDEGSPLVVLSERMQKKVQPLVNVPVSLAMRYGSMTIEKGLQELHVKGVTEVLLFPLYPQYAMASTLTILVKAEEIRKKKFPQMTFTDVPAFYNKPDYIRNLADSIQKHLAGFQYDHLLFSYHGIPERHIRKTDVTKSHCKIDGSCCMTPSPAHNFCYRHQCYQTTKQVVQLLGLPEDKYSLTFQSRLAGDKWLEPYTDIEIDKMPAKGIKNLAVVTPAFVSDCLETLEEIAMRAKEDFEINGGENFLAIPCLNDDQNWCQTVSNWINDWAE from the coding sequence ATGAAAGGTGTATTATTAGTAAATTTAGGATCTCCCGAAAGCCCGACACCAAAAGATGTAAAGCCCTATTTAGATGAATTTTTAATGGATAAATATGTGATCGATGTTCCGTATTTACTAAGAGCTTTATTAGTCCGAGGCATCATCTTAAGAAAAAGACCCGAAGAATCGGCACATGCTTATGCAAAAATCTGGTGGGATGAAGGTTCTCCCCTTGTGGTGCTTTCAGAAAGAATGCAGAAAAAAGTACAGCCTTTGGTAAACGTTCCGGTTTCTTTGGCAATGCGTTACGGAAGTATGACTATCGAGAAAGGACTGCAGGAACTGCACGTAAAAGGAGTTACAGAAGTACTGCTTTTTCCGCTGTATCCGCAATATGCAATGGCTTCAACATTAACTATTTTGGTTAAAGCAGAAGAAATCCGCAAGAAGAAATTTCCACAAATGACTTTTACCGATGTTCCTGCGTTTTACAATAAACCGGATTATATAAGGAATCTGGCGGATTCCATTCAGAAACATTTAGCCGGATTTCAATACGATCATTTGTTATTCTCGTATCACGGAATCCCGGAACGTCACATCCGCAAAACAGATGTAACCAAATCCCATTGCAAAATTGACGGGTCCTGCTGCATGACACCTTCGCCGGCACATAATTTTTGTTATCGTCACCAATGTTATCAAACCACAAAGCAAGTCGTACAATTATTAGGTCTTCCCGAGGATAAATACAGCTTAACTTTCCAGTCGCGACTAGCTGGAGATAAATGGCTTGAGCCTTACACTGATATTGAAATTGATAAAATGCCGGCAAAAGGAATTAAAAATCTGGCCGTTGTAACACCTGCTTTCGTTTCGGATTGTTTAGAAACGCTCGAAGAAATCGCCATGCGCGCCAAAGAAGATTTTGAGATAAATGGAGGAGAAAATTTCCTGGCTATTCCCTGTTTGAATGACGACCAGAACTGGTGCCAGACTGTTAGCAACTGGATTAATGACTGGGCTGAATAA